One genomic region from Paroceanicella profunda encodes:
- a CDS encoding helix-turn-helix domain-containing protein, translated as MVGMSQERLGAELGVTFQQVQKYEKGTNRIGASRLYEISRVLMVNVSYFFEGLEGDENQSGEGLPATAVTDFVSTSEGMALNTAFSSIRDRATRKRIVELVKTLAVDVREDSGSLPRTANGD; from the coding sequence ATGGTCGGAATGAGCCAGGAGCGCCTTGGTGCCGAACTGGGAGTCACCTTCCAGCAGGTCCAGAAATACGAAAAGGGCACAAATCGGATCGGCGCCAGCCGCTTGTACGAGATTTCCCGCGTCCTCATGGTGAACGTCAGCTATTTCTTCGAGGGTCTCGAAGGCGACGAGAACCAGTCCGGCGAGGGGCTTCCGGCAACCGCGGTCACCGATTTCGTGTCCACCTCCGAGGGCATGGCGCTCAACACTGCCTTCTCGTCGATTCGCGATCGCGCCACCCGAAAGCGCATCGTCGAACTGGTGAAGACCCTCGCGGTCGACGTGCGGGAGGACTCCGGCAGCCTGCCACGCACGGCAAACGGCGATTGA
- a CDS encoding MucR family transcriptional regulator produces the protein MSAEQQVEKGELLALTTEIVSSHVANNSVAQGDLPDLIQTVYTKLSALATVSEAPVEELVPAVPIKKSITEDYIVCLEDGKKLKMLKRHLATAYNLTPEEYRAKWGLKPDYPMVAPSYAAKRQALAREIGLGRKPKK, from the coding sequence ATGTCCGCTGAACAGCAAGTCGAGAAGGGTGAACTTCTCGCCCTGACGACCGAGATCGTCTCCTCGCATGTCGCGAACAACAGCGTGGCCCAGGGCGACCTGCCGGACCTCATTCAGACCGTCTACACCAAGCTCTCCGCGCTTGCCACGGTGAGTGAAGCGCCGGTGGAAGAGCTCGTGCCTGCCGTTCCGATCAAGAAGTCCATCACCGAGGACTACATTGTCTGCCTCGAGGACGGCAAGAAGCTGAAGATGCTCAAGCGCCACCTCGCCACGGCCTACAACCTGACGCCGGAAGAGTACCGCGCCAAGTGGGGCCTGAAGCCGGATTACCCGATGGTTGCCCCGTCCTATGCCGCGAAGCGCCAGGCGCTGGCCCGCGAAATCGGCCTGGGCCGCAAGCCCAAGAAGTGA
- a CDS encoding PACE efflux transporter, which yields MRSTSDRLRHAISFELLGLALVTPLGALAFERPLHEIGLIAVVSAALATAWNYLFNLGFDHALRRLTGALRKPVWLRLVHAVVFEIGLLAVLMPYIAWQLGISLLEALTMDIAFAAFYMVFAFAFNWAYDALFPVPDTQRR from the coding sequence ATGCGCAGCACGTCCGACCGCCTCCGCCATGCCATCAGCTTCGAACTGCTCGGGCTTGCGCTCGTCACCCCGCTGGGGGCGCTGGCGTTCGAGCGGCCGCTGCACGAGATCGGCCTCATCGCCGTGGTGAGCGCCGCGCTGGCGACGGCGTGGAACTACCTGTTCAACCTCGGCTTCGACCACGCGCTGCGCCGGCTCACCGGCGCGCTGCGCAAGCCGGTGTGGCTGAGGCTGGTTCATGCGGTGGTGTTCGAGATCGGGCTGCTGGCGGTGCTGATGCCCTATATCGCGTGGCAGCTCGGCATTTCGCTGCTGGAGGCGCTGACGATGGATATCGCCTTCGCCGCCTTCTACATGGTCTTCGCCTTCGCCTTCAACTGGGCCTACGACGCCCTGTTTCCGGTGCCGGACACGCAGCGGCGCTGA
- a CDS encoding cation diffusion facilitator family transporter produces the protein MTVAGVLVVLKFLALTATGSLSIAASLTDSALDLLVSSTGLLAITYAARPPDRDHAFGHSSAEDLMALAQALLVGGSGVFIGWSAVERLRGPAQELTSETAGIAVMLVSIVLTVALIWWQRRVARRTGSKVVSADSLHYVGDLVPNIGALVALLASRHLGMGRVDSIVALGAAAILLLGAVRIGRAAWDALMDRGADPQLVHRVRGIVENWPGVHGHHDLKTRMAGTRVFIQVHIELDGRQSLAQAHDIGAALRRSIIRAVPNAEVIIHKDVAGRGPH, from the coding sequence GTGACTGTGGCAGGTGTTCTTGTCGTCCTCAAATTCCTTGCGCTCACAGCCACCGGCTCACTCTCGATCGCTGCGAGCCTCACCGATTCTGCGCTCGATCTCTTGGTCTCCTCCACCGGCCTGCTGGCGATCACCTATGCCGCGCGGCCGCCGGACCGCGACCATGCTTTCGGGCATTCCTCGGCGGAGGACCTCATGGCGCTGGCGCAGGCGCTGCTGGTCGGCGGGTCGGGGGTGTTCATCGGCTGGAGCGCGGTGGAGCGGCTGCGTGGCCCCGCACAGGAGCTCACCAGCGAGACGGCCGGCATCGCGGTGATGCTGGTCTCCATCGTGCTGACCGTGGCGCTGATCTGGTGGCAGCGGCGGGTGGCGCGGCGCACCGGTTCGAAAGTCGTTTCGGCCGATTCGTTACATTACGTCGGCGACCTGGTGCCCAACATCGGTGCGCTGGTTGCGCTTCTGGCCTCCCGGCACCTGGGAATGGGGCGGGTCGATTCCATCGTCGCGCTCGGCGCGGCGGCAATTCTGCTGCTCGGGGCGGTGCGGATCGGCCGGGCGGCCTGGGATGCGCTGATGGACCGGGGCGCGGATCCGCAACTGGTGCACCGGGTGCGCGGCATCGTGGAGAACTGGCCCGGCGTGCATGGCCACCACGATCTCAAGACCCGGATGGCCGGCACCAGGGTGTTCATCCAGGTGCATATCGAGCTCGACGGCCGCCAGTCTCTCGCGCAAGCGCATGACATCGGCGCGGCACTGCGCCGCTCGATCATCCGGGCGGTTCCGAACGCGGAGGTGATCATCCACAAGGATGTCGCCGGCCGCGGGCCTCACTGA
- the miaB gene encoding tRNA (N6-isopentenyl adenosine(37)-C2)-methylthiotransferase MiaB: MTAPKKLFVKTYGCQMNVYDSERMAAAMGADGYESTDRAEDADMILLNTCHIREKAAEKVYSELGRLRPLKTAKPGLKIGVAGCVAQAEGEEIMRRQPLVDLVVGPQAYHRLPAMARRVDAGEKALDTEFPEEDKFEHLPRGPKARRAPAAFLTVQEGCDKFCAFCVVPYTRGAEVSRPAERILAEARDLVERGVREITLLGQNVNAYHGAAEGGPWTLARLIRALAEIDGLDRIRFTTSHPNDMDDDLIAAHGEVEKLMPYLHLPVQAGSDKVLKAMNRKHTAESYLRLIERIRAARPDIAMSGDFIVGFPGETEADFQDTLALCREVRYAQAYSFRYSARPGTPAAGRTLVPEAEAADRLARLQALLSEHQAEFQASMVGRRLPVLLEKPGREPGQLVGRSPYLQSVFLEAPEALTGEIVTAEILKAAPNSLAGRLV; the protein is encoded by the coding sequence TTGACCGCTCCGAAGAAACTTTTCGTGAAGACCTACGGCTGTCAGATGAATGTCTACGACAGCGAGCGCATGGCAGCGGCCATGGGTGCCGACGGGTATGAAAGCACGGACCGGGCGGAAGACGCCGACATGATCCTGCTCAACACCTGCCACATCCGCGAGAAGGCTGCCGAGAAGGTCTATTCGGAACTCGGTCGCCTGCGCCCCCTCAAGACCGCGAAGCCCGGGCTGAAGATCGGCGTTGCCGGCTGCGTGGCCCAGGCCGAGGGCGAGGAGATCATGCGCCGCCAGCCGCTGGTCGACCTCGTGGTGGGCCCGCAGGCCTATCACCGCCTGCCGGCCATGGCCCGCCGGGTGGACGCCGGGGAGAAGGCGCTCGACACCGAGTTCCCCGAGGAAGACAAGTTCGAGCACCTGCCGCGCGGCCCGAAGGCCCGGCGGGCGCCGGCCGCCTTCCTCACCGTGCAGGAGGGCTGCGACAAGTTCTGCGCCTTCTGCGTGGTGCCCTACACCCGCGGCGCCGAGGTCTCGCGCCCGGCGGAGCGCATCCTCGCGGAGGCCCGCGATCTGGTGGAGCGCGGCGTGCGCGAGATCACCCTGCTCGGCCAGAACGTGAACGCCTATCACGGCGCGGCGGAGGGCGGCCCCTGGACGCTCGCCCGGCTGATCCGCGCGCTGGCGGAGATCGACGGGCTGGACCGCATCCGCTTCACCACCTCCCACCCCAACGACATGGACGACGACCTCATCGCCGCCCATGGCGAGGTGGAGAAGCTCATGCCCTACCTGCACCTGCCCGTGCAGGCCGGCTCGGACAAGGTGCTGAAGGCGATGAACCGCAAGCACACCGCGGAAAGTTACCTGCGGCTGATCGAGCGCATCCGCGCCGCCCGCCCCGACATCGCCATGTCCGGGGACTTCATCGTCGGCTTCCCCGGCGAGACCGAGGCGGATTTCCAGGACACGCTCGCGCTGTGCCGCGAGGTGCGCTACGCGCAGGCCTATTCCTTCCGCTACTCCGCGCGCCCGGGCACGCCGGCCGCGGGCCGCACCCTGGTGCCGGAGGCGGAGGCCGCGGACCGTCTCGCCCGCCTGCAGGCGCTGCTCTCGGAGCATCAGGCGGAGTTCCAGGCCTCCATGGTGGGCCGGCGGCTGCCGGTTCTGCTGGAGAAGCCGGGGCGCGAGCCGGGACAGCTTGTGGGGCGCTCGCCCTACCTGCAGTCGGTATTCCTGGAAGCGCCGGAGGCGCTCACCGGCGAGATCGTCACCGCCGAGATCCTGAAGGCCGCGCCGAATTCGCTGGCCGGCCGGCTGGTGTGA
- a CDS encoding hemolysin family protein, translating to MEDEDEDTPAGRSDAAGSRDMIVNLREMRDKRVHDIAIPRADIISVPDDIAPEALIEVFRETAMTRLPVYHEMLDDPLGFLHLKDLALKCGFGAGKPEFDIRELLRPMLYIPASMPLFVLLQKMQRERCHMALVIDEYGGVDGLITFEDLVEQIVGEIEDEHDVEDPVPWRLESPGVYIVLGRAELSEFEAVIGQPLLDEETGEDIDTMGGLVFMLCGRVPERGEVITHPAGHEFEVIDADARHIKRLRVRLRNDTALPRAAE from the coding sequence ATGGAGGACGAGGACGAGGACACCCCCGCCGGCAGGTCTGACGCCGCCGGCTCCCGCGACATGATCGTCAACCTCCGGGAGATGCGCGACAAGCGCGTGCACGACATCGCGATCCCGCGGGCCGACATCATCTCCGTGCCCGACGACATCGCCCCCGAGGCGCTGATCGAGGTGTTCCGCGAAACCGCGATGACCCGCCTGCCCGTCTATCACGAGATGCTGGATGACCCGCTGGGCTTCCTGCACCTCAAGGACCTGGCGCTGAAATGCGGCTTCGGCGCCGGCAAGCCGGAGTTCGACATCCGCGAGCTGCTGCGGCCGATGCTCTACATCCCGGCCTCGATGCCGCTGTTCGTGCTGCTGCAGAAGATGCAGCGCGAGCGGTGCCACATGGCGCTGGTGATCGACGAGTACGGCGGCGTGGACGGGCTCATCACCTTCGAGGACCTGGTGGAGCAGATCGTCGGCGAGATCGAGGACGAGCATGACGTGGAGGACCCGGTGCCCTGGCGGCTGGAGAGCCCCGGCGTGTACATCGTGCTCGGCCGCGCCGAGTTGTCGGAGTTCGAGGCGGTGATCGGCCAGCCCCTGCTGGACGAGGAGACGGGTGAGGACATCGACACGATGGGCGGCCTCGTCTTCATGCTCTGCGGCCGGGTGCCGGAACGCGGGGAGGTCATCACCCACCCCGCCGGCCACGAGTTCGAGGTGATCGACGCCGACGCCCGCCACATCAAGCGGCTGCGGGTGCGGCTGCGCAACGACACGGCACTGCCCCGGGCCGCGGAATAG
- a CDS encoding PhoH family protein, translated as MATHALTPPTADEQLQTLVEFPDNRLLIDLCGEFDRNLARVEQLLRISIVRRGNVLLLLGEEADRKRGDQLLRGLYARLEQGRPVEPGDIDAAMRMPQAAPRQRPDGQMEMFAGGAVEIRTRRKVVEPRTPAQKDYVRQLFAHELVFGLGPAGTGKTYLAVAAAVAMYLEGGIDKIILSRPAVEAGERLGFLPGDMKEKVDPYMQPLYDALNDFLPSKQVQKMLEEKTIEIAPLAFMRGRTLSNAFVVLDEAQNATEMQMKMFLTRLGEGSRMAITGDTTQIDLPRGVKSGLVEAERVLVGVDGVAFTKFRSADVVRHPLVARIIDAYERDHERSKDA; from the coding sequence TTGGCGACACACGCCCTGACCCCCCCGACGGCGGACGAGCAGCTCCAGACGCTCGTCGAATTCCCTGACAACCGGCTGCTCATCGACCTGTGCGGAGAGTTCGACCGCAACCTTGCGCGCGTCGAACAGCTTCTGCGCATCTCGATCGTGCGGCGCGGCAACGTGCTGCTGCTTCTCGGCGAGGAGGCCGATCGAAAGCGGGGCGACCAGCTGTTGCGCGGCCTCTATGCGCGACTGGAACAGGGCCGCCCGGTGGAGCCGGGTGACATCGACGCCGCCATGCGCATGCCTCAGGCCGCCCCCCGGCAGCGCCCGGACGGCCAGATGGAGATGTTCGCCGGCGGGGCCGTCGAGATCCGCACCCGCCGCAAGGTGGTGGAGCCGCGCACCCCGGCGCAGAAGGACTACGTGCGCCAGCTCTTCGCGCATGAGCTGGTGTTCGGCCTGGGGCCTGCGGGCACGGGCAAGACCTATCTCGCCGTGGCCGCGGCCGTGGCGATGTATCTCGAGGGCGGCATCGACAAGATCATCCTCTCCCGCCCGGCCGTGGAGGCCGGGGAGCGCCTGGGCTTCCTGCCCGGCGACATGAAGGAGAAGGTGGACCCCTACATGCAGCCGCTCTACGACGCGCTGAACGATTTCCTGCCCTCCAAGCAGGTGCAGAAGATGCTCGAGGAAAAGACCATCGAGATCGCGCCGCTCGCCTTCATGCGCGGCCGCACCCTGTCGAACGCCTTCGTGGTGCTGGACGAGGCGCAGAACGCCACCGAGATGCAGATGAAGATGTTCCTCACCCGGCTGGGCGAGGGCTCGCGCATGGCGATCACCGGCGACACCACCCAGATCGACCTGCCGCGCGGGGTGAAATCCGGGCTGGTGGAGGCCGAGAGGGTGCTGGTCGGGGTGGATGGCGTGGCCTTCACCAAGTTCCGCTCCGCCGACGTGGTGCGCCATCCGCTGGTGGCCCGGATCATCGACGCCTACGAGCGCGACCATGAACGGTCGAAGGATGCCTGA
- a CDS encoding fasciclin domain-containing protein: MTRRFTAVALLGALSLTAACSDDRMMSSSSDMMSEKTVMVGGAPMYPSKTIVENAVNSADHTTLVAAVKAAGLVDTLNGPGPFTVFAPTNAAFGKLPAGTVDTLLKPENKPMLTHVLTYHVVAGRMSEAELKAAIVAQGGTATLTTVAGDPLTAKIAPDNTVHVFDEQGNMAIVTTPDVFQSNGVIHVVDTVLLPK, translated from the coding sequence ATGACCCGCAGATTTACCGCTGTCGCACTGCTCGGAGCCCTCTCGCTCACCGCCGCGTGCTCCGACGACAGGATGATGTCCTCCTCTTCCGACATGATGTCGGAGAAGACCGTGATGGTCGGCGGCGCGCCGATGTATCCTTCGAAGACCATCGTGGAAAATGCGGTCAACTCGGCCGATCACACCACGCTCGTCGCCGCGGTGAAGGCCGCGGGGCTGGTCGACACGCTGAACGGGCCCGGGCCCTTCACCGTGTTCGCCCCCACCAACGCGGCCTTCGGGAAGCTGCCGGCCGGCACGGTCGACACGCTGCTGAAGCCCGAGAACAAGCCGATGCTGACCCATGTCCTCACCTATCACGTGGTGGCGGGCCGGATGTCGGAAGCCGAGCTGAAGGCCGCGATCGTCGCCCAGGGCGGCACCGCGACCCTCACCACCGTCGCGGGAGACCCGCTCACCGCGAAGATCGCCCCGGACAATACCGTCCACGTGTTCGACGAGCAGGGCAACATGGCCATCGTCACCACGCCGGACGTGTTCCAGTCGAACGGCGTCATCCACGTCGTCGACACCGTTCTGCTGCCGAAGTAA
- the lnt gene encoding apolipoprotein N-acyltransferase, translating to MAAFPETAGRLAAWPAGLGRWSRLGLAGLSGVLLTLAQPPVSLWAFCFLAVPLLLLLTGAVHRPVQAGWTAWAAGTGFFATGLYWIAEAFLVDAERYAWMAPFAILGLAAGLALFWALPFWLAARLRLAGPWRVPAVIALWTLSEYARSHVLTGFPWALPGYAWVETPLAQTGALFGPHMLSFLGLLVSAAPLAALQARGPWRSVLPALAAALFATGWAWGVNRLDTPAPARATPFTVRLVQPNVPQDEKWQGDRIPQFFERLRSLSHAPGARTPDLVVWPETAVPWLLGQDPRARIAITSSARGAPVIVGARKVEEGPRGRDLWNNSLFALAADGSVLASYDKHHLVPFGEYVPLHELAEQLGLGTFVGASFTPGPGTEVISLPGVPAFLPLICYEAIFPHEMQAGSRPEWIVQITNDAWFGSSAGPYQHFAQARMRAIEQGLPFARAANTGISAMIDPMGRIVAQQPLLQQGYVDANLPSALAPTLYSRSGDGPWIGLIALLGLTAVFLCRKFEQ from the coding sequence GTGGCCGCGTTTCCCGAGACTGCCGGGCGGCTGGCCGCCTGGCCGGCCGGGCTGGGCCGCTGGTCCCGGCTCGGCCTGGCGGGGCTTTCGGGCGTGCTGCTCACGCTGGCACAGCCGCCGGTTTCGCTCTGGGCCTTCTGCTTCCTCGCCGTGCCGCTGCTGCTGCTGCTCACCGGCGCGGTGCACCGCCCGGTGCAGGCGGGCTGGACGGCCTGGGCCGCGGGAACCGGCTTCTTCGCCACCGGGCTCTACTGGATCGCGGAGGCCTTCCTCGTCGATGCCGAGCGCTACGCCTGGATGGCCCCCTTCGCCATCCTCGGGCTGGCCGCCGGGCTGGCGCTGTTCTGGGCGCTGCCGTTCTGGCTGGCCGCGCGGCTGCGGCTCGCCGGCCCCTGGCGCGTTCCGGCCGTGATCGCGCTCTGGACCCTCTCCGAATACGCCCGCTCGCACGTGCTCACCGGCTTCCCCTGGGCGCTGCCCGGATACGCCTGGGTGGAGACGCCGCTGGCCCAGACCGGGGCGCTTTTCGGGCCGCACATGCTGAGCTTTCTGGGCCTTCTGGTCAGCGCGGCGCCCCTTGCCGCGCTGCAGGCCCGCGGCCCCTGGCGCAGTGTCCTGCCCGCCCTCGCCGCCGCGCTCTTCGCCACCGGCTGGGCCTGGGGCGTGAACCGGCTCGACACCCCGGCGCCGGCGCGTGCCACGCCCTTCACCGTGCGCCTCGTGCAGCCCAACGTGCCGCAGGACGAGAAGTGGCAGGGAGACCGGATCCCGCAATTCTTCGAACGGCTGCGCAGCCTCAGCCACGCACCGGGCGCGCGCACCCCGGACCTGGTGGTCTGGCCGGAAACCGCCGTGCCCTGGCTGCTCGGGCAGGACCCCCGCGCCCGGATCGCCATCACCAGTTCCGCGCGGGGCGCGCCGGTGATCGTGGGGGCGCGCAAGGTGGAGGAAGGCCCCCGGGGGCGCGACCTGTGGAACAATTCGCTCTTCGCCCTCGCCGCCGACGGTTCGGTGCTCGCCAGCTACGACAAGCATCACCTGGTGCCGTTCGGCGAATACGTGCCGCTGCATGAACTGGCCGAGCAGCTCGGCCTGGGCACTTTCGTCGGCGCCAGTTTCACGCCCGGCCCCGGGACGGAGGTGATCTCGCTGCCCGGCGTGCCGGCCTTCCTGCCGCTGATCTGCTACGAGGCGATCTTCCCGCACGAGATGCAGGCCGGCAGCCGGCCGGAGTGGATCGTCCAGATCACCAATGACGCCTGGTTCGGCTCCAGCGCCGGCCCCTACCAGCATTTCGCCCAGGCGCGGATGCGCGCCATCGAGCAGGGCCTGCCCTTCGCGCGCGCCGCGAACACCGGAATTTCCGCGATGATCGACCCGATGGGAAGAATCGTTGCGCAGCAGCCGCTTCTTCAGCAAGGATATGTCGACGCCAATCTTCCTTCCGCGCTCGCGCCGACCTTGTATTCGCGATCCGGAGACGGCCCGTGGATTGGCCTGATTGCACTTCTCGGCTTGACGGCAGTGTTTTTATGTCGGAAATTTGAGCAATAA
- the ybeY gene encoding rRNA maturation RNase YbeY yields the protein MPDLVELVVEDDRWVSFTPPLAGLAERAARAALEAVGLSPEGYEISLLACGDERITELNAEFRGKESPTNVLSWPTHELAPDSPGAVPWLPPEPAGEGPDILGDIAISYETALREAMEQEKRAEDHILHLILHATLHLLGYDHETDADAALMEGIESETLVSMGLPDPYTLPDAEEASLTRQEP from the coding sequence ATGCCTGACCTTGTCGAACTGGTGGTCGAGGACGATCGCTGGGTGAGCTTCACCCCGCCGCTGGCGGGACTTGCCGAGCGCGCCGCCCGCGCCGCGCTGGAGGCTGTCGGCCTCTCGCCGGAGGGCTACGAGATCAGCCTGCTGGCCTGCGGCGACGAGCGGATCACCGAGCTCAATGCCGAGTTCCGCGGCAAGGAGAGCCCGACCAACGTGCTGTCCTGGCCGACGCATGAGCTGGCGCCCGATTCGCCCGGCGCGGTGCCCTGGCTGCCGCCGGAACCCGCCGGCGAGGGGCCGGACATCCTCGGCGACATCGCGATTTCCTACGAGACCGCGCTGCGCGAGGCCATGGAGCAGGAAAAGCGTGCGGAAGATCATATCCTGCACCTGATCCTGCATGCCACGCTTCACCTGCTGGGGTATGATCACGAGACCGACGCGGATGCCGCGCTGATGGAGGGGATCGAGAGCGAGACCCTTGTCAGCATGGGGCTTCCCGACCCATATACGCTTCCCGACGCCGAAGAGGCGTCTCTGACCAGGCAGGAGCCATGA